In Lysinibacillus sp. FSL M8-0337, the following proteins share a genomic window:
- a CDS encoding aldehyde dehydrogenase, giving the protein MANTQTKLKEVKLFINGEYVESSSQTLFEVKNPATQEIIAKVHEASFEDVDRACEAARQAFEEGPWRTMPLSERCAKIRRMAEIIIERKEELARLEALDVGKPYQVALEREIPRAAENLKFFADFMEHQGGEVYPMDDAYLNYTRYEPVGVAALITPWNLPFMLTTWKLGPCLASGNTAVIKPAEITPLTVSLLGEIAQQAGIPDGVVNVVHGFGVQSAGEFMTTHPEVDLISFTGETTTGKAIMKNGADSLKKVSFELGGKAANIIFEDANLDKAIPVSIQAAFMNSGQVCLAGSRILVQRTILDEFLTRFKEAAAALVVGDPQDAKTNMGPVVSQAHYNKVTSYLSIAEYENSTLIYGGKRPELPVHLSTGYYLQPTIYLQENAQARICQEEIFGPIVTIIPFDTEVEALAIANGTEYGLNAVVWTENLQRAHRISHDVRAGTIWVNCWFVRDLRAPFGGFKKSGVGREGGHHSLEFFTEAKNICIALK; this is encoded by the coding sequence ATGGCAAATACACAAACGAAATTGAAGGAAGTTAAACTATTCATAAATGGAGAATATGTAGAATCTTCTTCTCAAACATTGTTTGAGGTGAAAAATCCAGCGACTCAGGAAATTATTGCAAAAGTTCACGAAGCCAGTTTTGAAGATGTGGATCGTGCTTGTGAAGCTGCACGTCAAGCTTTTGAAGAAGGACCTTGGCGCACGATGCCACTATCGGAACGTTGTGCAAAAATTCGTCGGATGGCTGAAATCATCATCGAACGCAAAGAAGAGTTAGCTCGCTTAGAGGCATTAGACGTAGGGAAGCCTTACCAAGTAGCGTTAGAGCGTGAAATACCACGGGCAGCAGAAAATTTAAAGTTTTTTGCGGATTTTATGGAGCATCAAGGTGGTGAGGTATATCCAATGGACGATGCGTATTTAAATTATACGCGGTATGAGCCAGTTGGGGTGGCTGCATTAATTACTCCATGGAATTTACCTTTTATGCTGACAACATGGAAGCTTGGGCCTTGTTTAGCTTCAGGGAATACGGCAGTTATTAAACCAGCAGAAATTACTCCATTAACCGTATCGTTACTTGGAGAGATTGCACAACAGGCTGGTATTCCAGATGGGGTCGTTAATGTCGTGCATGGCTTTGGTGTTCAGTCAGCAGGAGAATTTATGACGACGCATCCTGAAGTTGATTTAATTTCTTTTACGGGGGAAACAACAACAGGGAAAGCTATAATGAAAAATGGTGCAGATTCATTAAAAAAGGTTTCGTTTGAATTAGGTGGAAAGGCAGCTAATATTATTTTTGAAGATGCGAATTTAGATAAGGCCATTCCTGTCTCCATTCAGGCAGCATTTATGAATTCGGGTCAAGTATGCTTAGCAGGATCACGTATTTTAGTGCAGCGTACTATTTTAGATGAATTTCTCACACGCTTTAAAGAAGCGGCTGCAGCATTAGTTGTTGGCGATCCGCAAGATGCTAAAACGAATATGGGGCCAGTCGTAAGTCAAGCCCATTACAACAAAGTAACTAGCTATTTAAGCATTGCTGAATATGAAAACTCGACGCTTATTTATGGCGGCAAACGTCCTGAATTACCAGTACATTTAAGCACGGGTTATTACCTACAACCGACTATATATTTGCAGGAAAATGCTCAAGCACGTATTTGCCAAGAGGAAATTTTCGGGCCAATCGTTACGATTATTCCATTTGACACAGAAGTGGAAGCATTAGCGATTGCAAATGGCACAGAATATGGATTGAATGCAGTGGTCTGGACGGAAAATTTACAACGTGCACATCGTATTTCACATGATGTGCGGGCGGGAACAATTTGGGTCAATTGCTGGTTTGTACGCGACTTACGTGCCCCGTTTGGCGGTTTTAAAAAGAGCGGCGTAGGGCGTGAAGGTGGTCACCATAGTCTAGAATTTTTCACCGAAGCAAAAAATATTTGTATTGCGTTAAAATAA
- a CDS encoding AAA family ATPase — MLTIQKIHIYGFGKHENITISLQDGVTIFYGMNEAGKTTIQQFILQMLFGFPTKQQSQRKYEPKTSPKFGGQLTIQHPIYGQCTIERVKGKATGDVTVYTADGTKGHEELLAKLLYGYSRASFEAIFSFSIHELQGIEKMSEDELTHLLLASGTTGIHQLSALEKKVDKDAGELFKKSGKLPLINQKIEHLKQLEKTIKKEQATIQTFEAKSLKLQHLEHQLKDLYGQQKTLQHQWQQLTIMKQALPLIEQQDKLQQSLNSNAPVQFPPEGIRRYEQLKDRLTHETLQLTQLEDQYQALQSKLQLTADEQTIEEITRLMHKEATWNQLVVKEQNLKDELFVLQQDIEAQFRLLGVQEKEAQAILLEGTVSLQQEEQFQRQLTVLNTTEEELKFYLQSLEQIHAELDNIARQKKQLQQEALTAEEEHILAQWPQKKRRLEQLRHVQLQRSKPKQPILFIYLVLAISIVAVVYGVVEKNWAVIVIGAILGLLFLLFLNHAKQVEEEPLERNSHLLKELEQEEHVVQQLLVNKQRLEDRWIVANEQQRDKERQYAQLEHKIQQAEQTSAEANQMLENFLRRFHLEGNVPRTLLPELFMRIRAVQEMDVKQRSTFKLLHAIQNEKNELYEAVQQVLKNEYSEQEIFMHLRTSYLAIQQAQQQMLQTTEQVAHLLSKKQETQSLLQNYESQIKQLFTSANVNSEHAFYETFELFQQQQKLQGQLQTIQNQLTSLEIQQQEHLLNGEQLHEKIQAVEEERNALQVTIDQCLEERATLQIEKEQLLNDEKYGLLLQQFEQEKALLQQLIEQWASKKMLATAIHETLFRLREEKLPHVLTQVNAIFNSLTAGRYDKLFIHEEGYFEAQAVSGLRYHVAELSQATKEQAYISLRMALAKTLATSAPFPFIMDDPFVHFDRNRTNKMVQLMKEVGYERQILYFTCHEGMLELWQKEQIVDLGALANERGVTST; from the coding sequence TTGTTAACGATACAGAAAATCCACATTTACGGCTTTGGTAAACATGAAAATATCACCATCTCTCTCCAAGACGGTGTGACCATTTTTTACGGTATGAATGAAGCAGGGAAAACGACAATCCAGCAATTTATACTGCAGATGCTTTTTGGTTTTCCAACAAAGCAGCAAAGCCAGCGGAAATATGAGCCGAAAACATCACCGAAATTTGGCGGTCAGTTGACCATTCAACACCCAATCTATGGTCAGTGTACAATTGAACGTGTAAAAGGAAAGGCAACGGGCGATGTCACAGTTTATACAGCAGATGGTACAAAGGGGCATGAGGAACTGTTAGCGAAGCTTTTATATGGCTATTCACGCGCATCATTCGAAGCTATTTTCTCTTTTTCCATTCATGAACTACAAGGCATTGAAAAAATGTCGGAGGATGAACTGACGCATTTATTGCTCGCATCGGGAACGACCGGTATTCATCAACTATCTGCACTTGAAAAGAAAGTAGACAAAGATGCTGGCGAGCTTTTTAAAAAATCTGGTAAGCTGCCACTTATAAATCAAAAGATTGAGCATTTAAAGCAGCTTGAAAAGACCATTAAAAAAGAACAGGCGACCATTCAGACCTTTGAAGCTAAATCGCTTAAATTACAGCACCTCGAACACCAGCTAAAGGATTTATACGGCCAGCAAAAAACTTTGCAACATCAATGGCAACAACTCACTATCATGAAACAAGCGCTGCCACTGATTGAACAGCAAGATAAGCTACAGCAGTCACTGAATAGCAATGCACCTGTTCAATTCCCTCCAGAAGGAATTAGACGCTATGAACAGTTAAAAGATCGACTGACGCATGAAACGTTGCAACTGACGCAACTAGAGGACCAATATCAAGCACTACAAAGTAAGCTACAATTGACCGCAGATGAACAGACCATTGAAGAAATAACAAGGCTGATGCATAAAGAAGCAACGTGGAATCAGCTTGTTGTTAAAGAACAGAACTTAAAGGACGAGCTATTTGTCCTACAGCAAGACATCGAAGCCCAGTTTCGTTTATTAGGTGTGCAAGAAAAAGAGGCGCAAGCAATACTTCTGGAGGGAACTGTATCATTACAACAAGAGGAACAATTTCAACGACAATTGACCGTCTTAAATACAACAGAAGAAGAGCTGAAGTTTTATTTACAATCATTAGAGCAAATACATGCGGAATTAGATAACATTGCTCGACAGAAAAAGCAGCTTCAACAGGAGGCATTAACCGCTGAAGAAGAACATATTTTAGCACAGTGGCCCCAGAAAAAAAGGCGCTTGGAACAATTACGGCATGTTCAGTTACAACGCTCGAAACCGAAGCAACCAATACTTTTTATTTATCTCGTGTTAGCTATAAGTATTGTGGCAGTTGTTTATGGTGTTGTTGAAAAGAATTGGGCGGTCATTGTAATAGGAGCCATCTTAGGCTTATTATTCTTATTGTTTTTAAACCATGCTAAACAAGTGGAAGAAGAGCCGCTAGAGCGTAATAGCCACTTACTAAAGGAATTAGAGCAAGAAGAACACGTAGTTCAACAGTTGCTTGTGAACAAACAGCGTCTTGAGGATCGGTGGATAGTAGCTAATGAACAACAACGCGATAAAGAACGTCAGTATGCACAGCTCGAACATAAAATTCAACAAGCTGAACAAACAAGCGCTGAAGCAAATCAAATGCTGGAAAACTTTTTGCGGCGTTTTCATTTAGAAGGAAATGTGCCAAGGACTTTATTGCCGGAGTTGTTTATGCGCATTCGCGCTGTACAGGAAATGGACGTAAAGCAAAGGAGCACATTCAAGCTTTTGCATGCGATACAAAATGAAAAAAACGAGCTTTATGAAGCGGTACAGCAAGTTTTAAAAAATGAATATAGTGAGCAGGAAATTTTTATGCATCTGCGCACAAGCTACTTAGCGATTCAGCAGGCACAACAACAAATGTTACAAACAACAGAACAAGTTGCCCATCTACTTTCAAAAAAGCAAGAGACACAATCACTTTTGCAAAACTATGAATCGCAAATAAAACAGTTATTTACTAGCGCAAACGTCAATTCAGAACATGCTTTTTATGAGACGTTTGAGCTCTTTCAGCAGCAACAAAAGCTACAAGGACAATTACAAACGATTCAAAATCAGTTAACTTCTCTAGAGATACAGCAGCAAGAGCATTTGCTAAATGGGGAACAACTTCATGAAAAAATACAAGCTGTAGAAGAAGAGCGCAATGCCCTTCAAGTGACAATTGATCAATGTCTAGAAGAGCGAGCTACATTGCAGATTGAAAAAGAACAATTGCTCAACGACGAAAAATATGGACTATTGCTGCAACAATTTGAGCAAGAAAAAGCACTATTGCAACAACTGATAGAACAATGGGCTAGTAAAAAAATGTTAGCAACCGCAATTCATGAAACATTATTCCGCCTACGTGAGGAGAAATTGCCACATGTCCTTACGCAGGTAAATGCTATTTTCAATTCCTTAACAGCTGGCCGTTACGATAAGCTCTTTATTCATGAAGAAGGCTATTTTGAAGCACAAGCCGTTTCTGGCTTACGCTATCATGTAGCAGAATTATCACAAGCTACAAAGGAGCAAGCTTATATTTCACTGCGAATGGCACTTGCGAAAACCCTTGCAACTTCAGCACCATTTCCGTTTATAATGGATGACCCTTTTGTCCATTTTGATCGAAACCGTACAAACAAAATGGTACAATTAATGAAAGAAGTAGGATATGAACGTCAAATTTTATATTTTACTTGCCATGAAGGGATGCTCGAACTTTGGCAAAAAGAACAAATTGTCGATCTAGGAGCACTAGCAAATGAAAGGGGAGTGACGTCCACATGA
- a CDS encoding DNA repair exonuclease — protein sequence MSAIRFFHMADLHLDSPFKGLFGLPDNNLKKIRASTFEAFNKIIHRAIEERPDFLLIVGDIYDGENRSLQAQRRFQSAMETLFEHNIPVIVSYGNHDHLNGSWTRFALPSNVYELPADTSVVQLKIRGQQVNIYGFSYGQRHVKEAMIHHYPVAQDQHAIHIGMLHGSEASDSTHAVYAPFKKEQLLAKGYHYWALGHIHKRQLLHKEPPIVYPGNIQSRHRNEQGIKGFYDVTLSQTSANLTFVPTSAVVYNVVEVDCTNVMHANELLQKCEEAIAINRMEYGASVIDLHLNHIDDEAEALFEHATIDEWLETIREAEDGIEPMGWVQKLFIHKSTASSEPTAITESVISVMDQWDITEWKDILKDLYQHASGARFVEPLTEREIKHLKLEAQALLADEIQRV from the coding sequence ATGTCCGCAATTCGTTTTTTCCATATGGCAGATTTACATTTAGATAGTCCTTTTAAAGGCTTATTTGGATTACCTGACAATAATCTTAAGAAAATTAGAGCAAGTACCTTTGAAGCATTTAATAAAATTATTCATAGGGCAATCGAAGAAAGACCGGATTTCTTGCTTATTGTTGGTGATATTTATGATGGAGAAAATCGCAGTTTACAGGCACAAAGACGTTTTCAATCAGCAATGGAAACACTTTTTGAGCATAACATCCCTGTTATTGTCAGCTATGGCAATCACGATCATTTAAACGGTTCTTGGACACGCTTTGCCTTGCCGAGCAATGTTTACGAATTACCAGCAGATACGAGTGTTGTGCAATTAAAAATTCGTGGTCAGCAGGTAAATATTTATGGCTTCAGCTATGGTCAGCGTCATGTAAAGGAAGCGATGATCCACCATTATCCAGTTGCGCAGGATCAGCATGCTATCCATATAGGTATGTTGCATGGCAGTGAAGCTAGTGATTCAACTCACGCGGTCTATGCACCATTTAAAAAAGAGCAACTTCTTGCAAAAGGATATCATTATTGGGCGCTTGGGCATATTCATAAACGACAGTTATTACACAAAGAACCGCCAATAGTTTATCCGGGCAATATTCAAAGCCGCCATCGTAATGAACAAGGCATAAAAGGATTTTACGATGTAACCTTGTCACAAACCTCTGCTAATTTAACATTTGTACCAACCTCTGCTGTTGTTTATAACGTCGTAGAAGTGGATTGTACAAATGTAATGCATGCCAACGAGTTACTGCAAAAATGCGAGGAGGCCATCGCCATTAATCGTATGGAATATGGTGCCTCTGTTATTGACTTGCACCTAAACCATATAGATGATGAGGCTGAAGCATTATTTGAACATGCCACAATAGATGAATGGCTAGAAACCATTCGCGAAGCAGAGGATGGCATTGAACCGATGGGGTGGGTGCAAAAACTATTTATCCATAAGAGTACAGCATCTTCTGAACCGACAGCTATAACAGAATCGGTAATAAGTGTTATGGATCAATGGGACATTACGGAGTGGAAGGATATTTTAAAGGATTTGTACCAACATGCGAGTGGTGCGAGATTTGTTGAACCTTTAACGGAACGAGAAATTAAGCATTTGAAGCTTGAGGCGCAGGCGTTATTAGCGGATGAAATTCAAAGGGTGTGA
- a CDS encoding rhodanese-related sulfurtransferase gives MTQKDFRVLLYYKYVAIEDPEAFAAEHLAFCKELGLLGRILVGLEGINGTVSGTVEQTEQYMNHMEADPRFKDIMWKIDEAEGHTFKKMHVRPRKEIVHLGLEQDINPLEITGDYLTPKEFMTRMQKDNTVIIDARNDYEFDLGHFRNAVRPDIENFRDLPAWMEEHKEDFVGKDILTYCTGGIRCEKFSGWLKREGYGESVGQLHGGIATYAKDPDVQGQLWDGQMFVFDRRRSVPINQVEHVIVGKDYFTGEPTERYTNCANPECHKLMLCEEKHEAFYMRSCSDDCRRAKRNFFVEENGWTEEQVEEQIAKIAQVQR, from the coding sequence GTGACACAAAAGGACTTTCGTGTATTACTTTATTATAAATATGTTGCTATCGAGGATCCTGAAGCATTTGCAGCAGAGCATTTAGCATTCTGTAAAGAACTTGGATTACTCGGTCGTATTTTAGTAGGATTAGAGGGCATTAACGGGACAGTTTCTGGTACGGTTGAACAAACGGAACAGTATATGAATCATATGGAGGCGGACCCTCGTTTTAAAGATATTATGTGGAAAATCGATGAAGCAGAAGGACATACCTTTAAAAAAATGCATGTACGTCCTCGCAAAGAGATTGTCCACCTAGGGCTAGAACAGGATATTAACCCATTAGAAATAACGGGCGATTATTTAACACCTAAGGAATTTATGACGCGTATGCAGAAAGATAATACCGTTATTATCGATGCACGAAATGATTATGAATTTGATTTAGGACATTTCCGCAATGCTGTGCGTCCAGATATCGAAAACTTCCGCGATCTTCCTGCTTGGATGGAGGAACATAAAGAGGATTTTGTTGGTAAAGACATTTTAACTTATTGCACAGGTGGCATTCGCTGCGAAAAGTTCTCTGGTTGGTTAAAGCGAGAGGGCTACGGTGAAAGTGTCGGTCAATTACATGGCGGTATTGCCACGTATGCTAAAGACCCTGACGTTCAGGGACAATTATGGGATGGACAGATGTTTGTTTTTGACCGCCGTCGCAGTGTGCCGATTAATCAGGTAGAGCATGTGATTGTTGGCAAAGACTATTTCACAGGAGAGCCAACAGAGCGTTATACAAATTGCGCTAATCCGGAATGTCATAAATTAATGCTATGCGAGGAAAAGCATGAGGCATTTTATATGCGCAGCTGTTCAGATGATTGTCGTCGCGCCAAACGGAATTTCTTTGTTGAAGAAAATGGCTGGACAGAAGAGCAAGTGGAAGAACAAATCGCAAAAATTGCACAAGTTCAACGTTAA
- a CDS encoding enoyl-CoA hydratase: MEFSTITLEKLERRATLTLNRPQAMNAMDDVMMRELAECFEALQQEQEIQVLVIRGEGKVFSAGGDIKAMLDPHKPLNIDEAMGYLTRIVKAYYQLPMIVIAAVHGASAGLGFSLTLGADIIVACENSKLAMNFIGIGLIPDGGGHFFMKERIGTVKAKQMIWEGKVLTAEEAHSVGLIDYVAPEGSVFAVADQLVGKMLASPIASMIMTKRILHSQNMPQLESVLAMEAQGQSAMRKTADHLEGIHAFVEKRTPVFVGQ; this comes from the coding sequence ATGGAATTTTCAACAATTACATTAGAAAAATTAGAGCGTCGTGCAACATTAACGCTCAATCGACCACAAGCGATGAATGCAATGGATGATGTGATGATGCGTGAATTAGCAGAGTGTTTTGAAGCATTACAGCAAGAACAGGAAATACAGGTTTTGGTTATTCGCGGGGAAGGTAAAGTTTTTTCTGCGGGCGGGGATATTAAGGCAATGCTTGATCCTCATAAGCCGTTAAATATTGATGAGGCAATGGGCTATTTAACCCGAATTGTTAAGGCTTATTACCAACTACCAATGATTGTGATAGCTGCAGTTCATGGTGCTTCAGCGGGGTTAGGATTTAGTTTAACACTTGGTGCAGATATTATCGTTGCTTGTGAAAATAGCAAGCTGGCGATGAACTTTATCGGGATTGGCTTAATACCAGATGGTGGAGGTCATTTCTTTATGAAGGAAAGAATTGGCACTGTAAAGGCAAAACAAATGATTTGGGAAGGAAAAGTGCTAACAGCCGAGGAAGCACATAGTGTAGGCTTAATTGATTATGTTGCACCTGAAGGGTCGGTTTTTGCAGTGGCTGATCAGTTAGTAGGAAAGATGCTTGCTTCACCAATTGCGTCAATGATTATGACAAAAAGAATTTTGCATAGTCAGAATATGCCTCAATTAGAGAGCGTTTTAGCGATGGAAGCTCAAGGGCAATCTGCTATGCGAAAAACGGCAGATCATTTAGAAGGCATTCATGCATTTGTTGAAAAAAGAACACCTGTCTTTGTAGGACAATAA
- a CDS encoding FAD-binding dehydrogenase has protein sequence MKYDVAIVGAGLAGLVAACELIDAKKRVLLVDQEPENSMGGQAFWSFGGIFLVNSPEQKRLGIKDSKELAWQDWLGTAGFDRLEDEDAWAYKWARAYVDFAAGEKYAWLKSFGIKFFPVVGWAERGGSLAGGHGNSVPRFHIVWGTGPGIVKPFADKVKKAIKVGFVDFKPRHRVDEFIQKGDKIAGISGTILAESFAQRGEQSSRLGIGAFSYEADAVIVASGGIGANVDLVRKNWPARLGAPPKNMVCGVPAYVDGRMLEITEHVGGRIVNRDRMWHYTEGLKNWDPIWPNHGIRILPGPSSLWFDAEGNRFGTPNFPGFDTLSTLEAIQKTGYDYSWFILTEKIIEKEFALSGSEQNPDLTNRSIPQLLKRILPGPPAPIQAFKNHGEDFVIANDLKQLVDGMNKLAGNDLLDFIKIKEQILARDREMDNKFTKDVQVNAIYGARNYIGDKIVRVAKPHKMLDTKNWPLIAVRLNILTRKTLGGLQTNLDGAVIGMDGLPVPGLFAAGEVSGFGGGGVHGYRALEGTFVGGCLFTGRQVGRYLAGASHSHN, from the coding sequence ATGAAATACGATGTAGCGATTGTTGGTGCTGGACTGGCTGGACTTGTTGCCGCCTGTGAATTAATAGATGCGAAGAAGCGTGTACTGTTAGTAGATCAGGAGCCGGAAAATTCGATGGGGGGTCAGGCATTTTGGTCTTTTGGTGGCATCTTTTTAGTAAATTCACCAGAGCAAAAGAGGCTTGGCATTAAGGATAGTAAAGAACTTGCATGGCAGGATTGGCTAGGGACTGCTGGTTTCGACCGATTGGAAGATGAGGATGCATGGGCTTACAAATGGGCACGGGCGTATGTAGATTTTGCTGCCGGAGAAAAATACGCTTGGCTTAAATCGTTCGGAATAAAGTTTTTCCCTGTTGTTGGTTGGGCTGAACGTGGGGGCTCATTAGCAGGTGGTCACGGTAATTCAGTTCCGCGTTTTCATATTGTGTGGGGCACAGGTCCAGGGATTGTAAAGCCATTTGCCGATAAAGTGAAAAAAGCGATTAAGGTAGGCTTTGTAGACTTTAAGCCGAGGCACCGTGTCGATGAATTTATACAAAAAGGCGACAAAATTGCAGGGATAAGTGGCACAATTTTAGCAGAAAGCTTTGCCCAACGTGGAGAGCAAAGTTCGCGTCTTGGTATTGGTGCATTTTCCTATGAAGCAGATGCGGTTATTGTAGCAAGTGGTGGTATTGGTGCCAATGTTGACTTAGTGCGCAAAAATTGGCCAGCTCGACTTGGGGCACCACCAAAAAATATGGTATGTGGTGTGCCAGCATATGTAGACGGCCGAATGCTAGAAATTACTGAACATGTAGGTGGTCGTATCGTTAATCGTGATCGTATGTGGCATTATACAGAGGGATTGAAAAATTGGGATCCAATTTGGCCCAATCACGGTATTCGTATTTTACCAGGCCCATCTTCTTTGTGGTTTGATGCCGAGGGAAATCGCTTTGGGACACCCAACTTTCCAGGGTTTGATACATTAAGCACATTAGAGGCTATTCAAAAAACAGGTTATGATTATTCATGGTTTATTTTAACGGAGAAAATTATTGAAAAGGAGTTTGCTTTATCGGGTTCAGAGCAAAATCCAGATTTAACAAATAGAAGCATCCCGCAGTTGCTGAAACGTATATTGCCTGGTCCACCTGCGCCGATTCAAGCATTCAAAAATCATGGTGAGGACTTTGTTATAGCGAACGATTTAAAGCAACTCGTCGATGGTATGAATAAACTTGCAGGTAATGACTTGCTTGATTTTATAAAAATTAAGGAACAAATTCTAGCACGAGATCGCGAAATGGATAATAAATTTACGAAGGATGTACAAGTGAATGCTATTTACGGAGCGAGAAATTATATTGGTGATAAGATCGTGCGCGTTGCAAAGCCTCATAAAATGTTAGATACAAAAAATTGGCCACTAATTGCAGTGCGCTTAAATATTTTAACCCGTAAAACATTAGGGGGATTACAAACCAATTTAGATGGAGCTGTAATTGGTATGGACGGACTGCCAGTGCCAGGGTTATTTGCAGCTGGAGAAGTGAGTGGTTTCGGTGGCGGTGGGGTACACGGATACCGCGCGTTGGAAGGCACATTTGTTGGCGGATGTTTATTCACTGGACGGCAAGTAGGACGTTATTTAGCCGGTGCCAGTCACTCACACAATTAG
- a CDS encoding YhzD family protein, whose protein sequence is MNNYRFTAFEKTGETLYDETWTFENDEAAKVNGQQQIEEKGVAEKTHRLVNSSGKLILFHV, encoded by the coding sequence ATGAATAATTATCGTTTTACAGCTTTTGAGAAAACTGGGGAAACTTTGTATGATGAAACTTGGACATTTGAAAACGATGAAGCAGCAAAAGTAAACGGTCAACAGCAAATCGAAGAAAAGGGAGTTGCGGAAAAAACACACCGCCTTGTGAACTCTTCAGGAAAATTAATATTATTCCATGTTTAA
- the serA gene encoding phosphoglycerate dehydrogenase — translation MTTATKTINVFIADPLSEDGIFPLRQEKDLNLNVIIDTGLAPEELIAKIADIDVLLVRSQTTVTREVIEAAKNLKLIGRAGVGVDNIDLAAATEHGIIVVNAPDGNTNSAAEHTIAMMTSLARHIPQAFNTLKNGKWDRKSYVGVELKNKTLGVVGFGRIGVEVAYRAKGQRMNIMAYDPFLTDERAIELGVTKSTVEEICAAADFITVHTPLLPETRNLINKEKFAMMKDGVRIINCARGGIINEDDLYDAIVEGKVAGAALDVFVSEPATDHKLLTLPQVIATPHLGASTIEAQESVAVDVSNDIIKFYKTGTVTNPVNMPSIPKELLAQVEPFFELAEKLGSFLSQVTVEPVKEINLSYAGEVANYDVRPLTSNALKGLLAKNHGNHVNDVNARYLSERIGMKINEHKTTTAKGFTSLITIEVKTANETHTVAGTLLNGLGARIVKVENYVVDVVPEGHLLYIKNTDKPGAIGRVATKLAEKDINIATMQVGRAEIGGTAVMMLTIDNVVTEEDLAFVAQLENIDEVKAIDL, via the coding sequence ATGACAACTGCAACAAAAACTATTAACGTATTTATCGCTGACCCACTAAGTGAAGATGGTATTTTCCCACTACGCCAAGAGAAAGATTTAAACTTAAACGTTATTATTGATACTGGGCTAGCACCAGAGGAATTAATTGCAAAAATCGCTGATATCGACGTATTACTTGTGCGTTCTCAAACTACTGTGACACGTGAAGTAATCGAAGCTGCAAAAAATTTAAAATTAATCGGACGTGCCGGTGTAGGCGTTGACAACATTGACCTAGCTGCTGCAACAGAGCATGGTATTATCGTAGTAAATGCTCCAGATGGTAACACAAACTCTGCAGCTGAACATACAATCGCCATGATGACTTCTCTTGCTCGTCACATTCCACAAGCTTTCAACACACTGAAAAACGGTAAATGGGACCGTAAATCATATGTTGGGGTTGAGCTTAAAAATAAAACATTAGGTGTTGTTGGTTTCGGTCGTATCGGTGTAGAGGTAGCTTACCGTGCAAAAGGGCAACGTATGAATATTATGGCATACGATCCATTCTTAACTGATGAACGTGCAATTGAATTAGGTGTGACAAAATCTACTGTAGAAGAAATTTGTGCTGCTGCTGATTTCATTACAGTACACACACCATTACTTCCTGAAACACGTAACCTTATTAACAAAGAAAAATTCGCTATGATGAAAGATGGCGTACGCATCATTAACTGCGCACGTGGTGGTATCATCAATGAAGACGATTTATATGATGCGATTGTAGAAGGCAAAGTAGCAGGTGCAGCACTAGACGTATTCGTTTCTGAACCAGCAACTGATCATAAATTACTAACTTTACCACAAGTAATTGCAACACCTCACTTAGGTGCATCTACAATTGAGGCGCAAGAATCTGTAGCGGTTGACGTTTCTAATGACATTATTAAATTCTACAAAACAGGTACAGTGACAAACCCAGTTAATATGCCTTCAATTCCAAAAGAACTTCTTGCACAAGTAGAACCTTTCTTTGAATTAGCTGAAAAACTTGGTTCATTCTTATCACAAGTAACAGTAGAACCAGTAAAAGAGATTAACTTATCTTATGCTGGTGAAGTAGCAAATTACGACGTACGTCCATTAACTTCTAATGCTTTAAAAGGATTACTAGCTAAAAACCATGGTAACCACGTCAATGACGTTAATGCTCGCTACTTATCTGAACGTATCGGCATGAAAATTAACGAACATAAAACTACTACTGCTAAAGGCTTCACAAGCTTAATTACGATTGAAGTAAAAACAGCAAATGAAACACATACAGTAGCTGGTACATTACTAAATGGCCTTGGCGCACGTATTGTAAAAGTAGAAAACTACGTAGTAGACGTTGTACCAGAAGGTCACCTTCTTTACATTAAAAACACAGATAAACCAGGTGCAATTGGACGTGTGGCAACGAAGTTAGCTGAAAAAGACATTAACATCGCTACGATGCAAGTGGGACGCGCTGAAATTGGCGGAACAGCTGTTATGATGCTTACTATTGATAATGTTGTGACAGAAGAAGATTTAGCATTCGTTGCACAACTTGAAAACATCGACGAAGTAAAAGCAATTGATCTTTAA